The following are encoded together in the Candidatus Omnitrophota bacterium genome:
- the mfd gene encoding transcription-repair coupling factor produces the protein MFKSLKFFVGQHIFVDSVLVHLDSFGYTRVDFCLEEGDFSQRGGIVDIFPTNFDSPIRVDLDDDKIRHISSLNLKTGKSIWQHNIVIILPKKKSKKQLFSNETPLNNFVDIEKGDYLVHHNHGVGKFLGIEEFDFGKEKKEHLIVEYKGGDKLFVPKADMHLVQKYIGFSKKPPRLYKLGTGEWKKIKARIQKRIQLFAGELLHVQAMRASLQGFQFSKNTSWQTEFDKNFPFKETPDQIKAWEETKIDMESKTPMDRLICGDVGYGKTEIAMRASFKAVMNNKQVAILVPTTILAEQHYYNFSKRLKDFPVKVVMLNRFRTKGEQLEIIKDLKAGKADVVIGTHRLLSKDIAFKDLGLVIIDEEQRFGVRAKEHLKHLRFLVEVLTLTATPIPRTLYMSLSGAKDMSAINTPPENRVPISTHIVEFDEDLIKDAVNRELRRKGQVFFLHNRVDDIDKIGNIIKKLVPRARVCTAHGQMSGRLLEKIMLQFLSGEIDILVCTTIIESGIDIPNANTLIVNRADRFGLADLHQLRGRVGRFNHKAYAYFIAPPKQSLSSQSKSRLEAIEKHSGLGSGFNIAFEDLQIRGAGNLLGEQQHGYISSIGFDLYCRLLKESIENMKKESGDTK, from the coding sequence ATGTTTAAATCTTTAAAATTCTTTGTTGGCCAGCATATTTTTGTTGATTCCGTCCTTGTCCATCTTGATTCTTTCGGTTATACACGCGTAGACTTTTGTCTCGAAGAGGGAGATTTTAGTCAACGCGGCGGAATTGTAGATATTTTTCCAACAAACTTTGACTCGCCTATTCGCGTTGATCTCGACGATGATAAAATCCGCCACATTTCCAGTCTCAATCTAAAAACTGGAAAATCAATATGGCAACATAATATCGTCATTATTCTCCCAAAAAAGAAATCCAAAAAACAATTATTCTCCAACGAAACACCGCTTAACAATTTTGTCGATATTGAAAAAGGAGACTATCTCGTTCATCACAATCACGGTGTTGGAAAATTCCTCGGAATTGAGGAGTTTGATTTCGGCAAAGAAAAAAAAGAACATCTTATCGTCGAATACAAAGGAGGGGACAAGCTTTTTGTTCCAAAAGCAGATATGCATCTCGTCCAAAAATATATCGGTTTTAGCAAAAAACCTCCTCGCCTTTACAAGCTCGGAACAGGAGAATGGAAAAAAATAAAAGCCCGCATTCAAAAACGAATTCAACTATTTGCTGGCGAACTTCTCCATGTGCAGGCTATGCGCGCAAGCTTACAAGGCTTTCAGTTTTCAAAGAATACCTCTTGGCAAACAGAATTCGATAAAAACTTTCCCTTCAAAGAAACCCCTGATCAAATCAAAGCCTGGGAAGAAACTAAAATCGACATGGAATCAAAAACTCCCATGGATAGACTCATCTGTGGAGATGTTGGATACGGAAAAACCGAAATTGCCATGCGCGCAAGCTTCAAAGCAGTTATGAACAACAAGCAAGTTGCTATTTTAGTCCCAACAACAATTTTAGCAGAACAACATTATTATAATTTTTCAAAACGACTTAAAGATTTTCCTGTTAAAGTTGTAATGCTCAATCGATTTCGAACAAAAGGCGAACAGCTCGAAATCATCAAGGATCTTAAAGCTGGAAAAGCTGATGTTGTAATCGGCACACACCGGCTTCTTTCAAAAGATATAGCGTTTAAAGACCTGGGACTTGTCATTATTGATGAAGAGCAGCGCTTTGGTGTCAGAGCCAAAGAACACCTTAAACACCTTCGATTCCTCGTCGAGGTCTTAACGCTTACGGCAACTCCTATTCCGCGAACACTTTACATGTCGTTGTCCGGCGCAAAAGATATGTCAGCAATTAACACGCCCCCGGAAAATCGAGTTCCGATATCAACGCATATTGTTGAATTTGATGAAGACTTAATAAAAGATGCAGTTAACCGTGAACTCAGAAGAAAAGGGCAAGTCTTTTTTCTCCATAACCGAGTTGATGATATTGACAAAATTGGCAATATTATCAAAAAACTCGTTCCGCGCGCACGCGTTTGTACTGCTCACGGGCAAATGTCTGGTCGCCTTTTAGAAAAAATTATGCTACAATTCTTAAGCGGTGAGATTGATATTCTGGTGTGCACAACCATTATTGAATCTGGCATTGATATTCCAAATGCCAACACACTTATTGTCAATCGTGCAGACCGATTCGGCTTAGCTGACCTACATCAACTCAGAGGAAGAGTCGGACGATTCAATCATAAAGCATATGCCTATTTTATTGCGCCACCAAAACAATCGCTATCGTCACAATCAAAGTCAAGACTTGAAGCGATTGAAAAGCACAGTGGCCTAGGATCAGGATTTAATATCGCCTTTGAAGACTTACAAATTCGAGGCGCCGGAAACCTACTTGGAGAACAGCAACACGGATATATTTCATCTATCGGATTTGATCTATATTGTCGATTACTAAAAGAATCTATTGAAAACATGAAAAAAGAATCTGGAGATACCAAATGA
- the secD gene encoding protein translocase subunit SecD, with translation MKKNLKTRILLILAVTAASLFFALPFEKRINLGLDLKGGMHLILKVETDKISEEARKDAVVRAMEILRNRIDGLGVGETVIQRQGENQILVQLPGVTDRDSALAIIGKVAQLAFKLVSDDPTLLSKALAGEVETGYVLKYTKDEQKRPILLEEKTALSGEAVSDARVDFNQTGFGQPHISLSLNGEGAKAFATLTRENVGKRLAIVLDGEVLSAPNIKEPILTGSAEISGLFTFEEANLLALSLRSGALPAPMHIEEERTVGPLLGKDSINAGIKATIVGGILVLVFMFLYYFISGLIANLALILNFLLIVGAMGFLNTMMPDAQATLTLPGIAGIILTLGMAVDANVLINERIREEIANGRPLQAAVSNGFSKAFKAIVDSNITTLIAAFMLFQFGSGPIKGFAVTLSIGLIASLFTALVVTRTLFDILIQAKILKSLPSLNFFQNTKIDFVSKRYLCYALSAILIIIGMVALWQKKDNAYGIDFAGGQIQEYKFEKPVDAQELRQTLQEEGLQNFVIQQFDKNPETIILRSAEDVYDKAVEAFGKNFPDNRFEIMRLEKVGPVVGQALRKRALLAILFALGGILVFVGFRFKHFDFAAAGVIAILHDVLLTLGLLILAGRQIDLLVITALLTIAGYSINDTIVIYDRVRENLLATRKTTLKDVINLSINQTLGRTILTTVTTLLVVVALYFLGGDVLNTFAFCLMVGFVSGTYSTIFIAAPLVLAWQKNKK, from the coding sequence ATGAAAAAGAATTTAAAGACACGCATTCTTTTGATTTTGGCCGTTACGGCTGCATCACTTTTTTTCGCATTGCCTTTTGAAAAACGCATCAATCTTGGGCTCGATCTTAAAGGAGGTATGCACCTTATCTTGAAAGTCGAAACCGATAAAATTTCTGAAGAGGCACGCAAAGATGCTGTCGTGCGCGCCATGGAAATTTTACGCAATCGTATTGATGGGCTCGGTGTCGGTGAAACGGTTATCCAGCGTCAAGGCGAGAACCAAATTCTTGTTCAGCTTCCCGGTGTAACCGATCGCGATTCTGCTCTTGCAATAATTGGAAAAGTCGCCCAACTTGCATTTAAACTCGTCAGTGATGATCCAACACTTTTAAGCAAAGCATTAGCTGGAGAAGTTGAAACGGGATACGTTTTAAAATATACCAAAGACGAACAAAAAAGACCTATTTTACTCGAAGAAAAAACTGCTTTAAGCGGGGAAGCGGTGTCCGATGCCCGCGTTGATTTTAACCAGACAGGATTTGGACAACCGCACATCTCGCTTTCTCTAAATGGAGAAGGAGCAAAAGCTTTTGCGACATTGACACGAGAAAATGTCGGCAAACGTCTTGCGATCGTTTTAGACGGTGAAGTTTTATCTGCGCCGAATATCAAAGAACCAATTCTAACAGGCAGTGCCGAAATTTCCGGTCTATTTACTTTTGAAGAAGCAAACCTTTTGGCATTATCGCTTCGATCGGGTGCGCTTCCAGCGCCAATGCACATCGAAGAAGAGAGAACAGTCGGTCCTCTTCTAGGAAAAGACTCGATCAACGCAGGAATCAAAGCAACCATTGTCGGCGGAATTTTAGTTTTAGTTTTTATGTTCTTATACTATTTTATTTCTGGCCTTATTGCCAATTTGGCTTTGATTTTAAATTTTTTACTGATCGTTGGCGCGATGGGATTTTTAAACACCATGATGCCAGATGCGCAAGCAACCTTAACGCTTCCCGGCATTGCCGGTATCATTTTAACGCTTGGCATGGCTGTGGATGCCAACGTTCTAATCAATGAGCGAATTCGAGAAGAAATCGCAAACGGCAGACCCCTTCAAGCAGCTGTTAGCAATGGATTTAGTAAGGCTTTTAAGGCCATTGTGGACTCTAACATCACAACACTGATTGCAGCTTTTATGCTTTTTCAGTTTGGATCTGGACCCATCAAAGGATTTGCCGTTACTCTTTCCATTGGTTTAATTGCAAGTTTATTTACCGCGCTTGTTGTCACACGAACATTATTTGACATTTTAATTCAAGCCAAAATTCTAAAATCCTTGCCCAGTCTTAATTTCTTTCAAAACACAAAAATTGACTTTGTTTCAAAAAGATATCTTTGTTATGCTCTTTCTGCAATCTTAATTATCATTGGAATGGTGGCGCTCTGGCAAAAAAAAGATAACGCCTATGGCATTGATTTTGCAGGAGGCCAGATTCAAGAATACAAATTTGAAAAACCTGTCGACGCTCAAGAACTACGTCAAACCTTGCAAGAAGAAGGACTCCAAAACTTTGTCATCCAGCAATTTGATAAAAATCCTGAAACAATCATTCTTCGATCGGCAGAAGATGTCTATGACAAAGCTGTCGAGGCCTTTGGCAAAAATTTTCCAGACAATCGATTTGAAATCATGCGCTTGGAAAAAGTTGGTCCTGTAGTTGGCCAAGCGCTTCGCAAACGCGCCCTTCTCGCAATACTTTTTGCATTGGGCGGTATTCTTGTTTTTGTTGGTTTTCGTTTTAAGCACTTTGATTTTGCCGCAGCCGGTGTTATCGCAATTCTGCATGACGTTCTTTTAACGCTAGGGCTTTTAATCCTTGCCGGACGCCAAATTGACCTTTTAGTTATTACGGCCCTGTTGACAATCGCTGGTTATTCAATCAACGATACGATTGTTATCTATGACCGTGTTAGAGAAAATCTTCTAGCAACAAGGAAGACGACGCTCAAAGATGTTATCAATTTAAGCATCAACCAAACATTAGGACGAACAATACTAACAACAGTAACAACACTCTTAGTTGTTGTCGCTCTTTACTTTCTGGGTGGAGATGTTTTAAATACATTTGCCTTTTGTTTAATGGTCGGATTTGTTTCTGGAACCTATTCCACCATCTTTATTGCTGCGCCACTTGTTTTGGCTTGGCAAAAAAATAAAAAATAA
- the yajC gene encoding preprotein translocase subunit YajC, with translation MGNEQTINPIMALVPYALIFAVFYFLVIKPQKEKQKEQKLMLDNLKKNDEIVTSGGLHGTIVSLKESSVVVRIDDNVKVEIDRGAILRVQKN, from the coding sequence ATGGGCAATGAACAAACCATTAATCCAATCATGGCTTTAGTGCCATACGCGCTTATTTTTGCTGTTTTTTATTTTCTAGTCATTAAGCCGCAAAAGGAAAAACAAAAAGAACAAAAGCTAATGCTAGATAATCTCAAGAAAAATGATGAGATTGTCACGAGTGGTGGCCTTCACGGGACCATTGTTAGCCTTAAAGAATCTAGTGTTGTGGTTCGAATTGACGACAATGTTAAAGTTGAGATTGATCGAGGCGCTATTTTGCGCGTTCAAAAAAATTAA
- the rpsP gene encoding 30S ribosomal protein S16 has translation MEVRIRLQRIGKSAKKRYNYRIVAIKKDVKRDSRNLEILGHYDPSEKPVSFSIDHDKLAQWIKKGAQMSDTVRSLVKKTKKS, from the coding sequence ATGGAAGTACGTATTCGATTACAAAGAATTGGAAAGTCAGCTAAAAAACGATACAATTATCGCATTGTTGCTATTAAAAAAGATGTAAAGCGTGATTCTCGCAATCTCGAAATTTTAGGACACTATGATCCATCTGAAAAACCTGTATCTTTTTCTATTGACCATGACAAGTTAGCGCAATGGATTAAAAAAGGGGCTCAGATGAGCGATACGGTCCGATCTTTAGTCAAAAAGACAAAAAAATCTTAA